Proteins from a genomic interval of Gordonia sp. SL306:
- a CDS encoding LamB/YcsF family protein, with product MGGRGRPADLVIDLNADLGEGVGDDEAMLEVVSSANVACGFHAGTPAELIATCRAAADARVRIGAQVSYPDRSGFGRRFMDVAPEDLTADVIYQIGALDGIARSVGAEVSYVKPHGALYNSIVKHEGQADAVVAAIVELGGSLPLMGLPGSVSLRRAEAAGLPVITEAFADRGYLPDGTLVPRTEQGAVLTDSAEIARRVVGLIVDGAVTAVDGSAITVDAESVCLHGDTPGAVAHARAVRDALREAGISISA from the coding sequence ATGGGTGGACGCGGACGACCAGCGGATCTCGTCATCGACCTGAACGCCGACCTCGGTGAGGGTGTCGGCGACGACGAGGCCATGCTCGAGGTCGTCAGCAGCGCGAATGTGGCTTGTGGCTTTCATGCCGGAACGCCCGCCGAACTGATCGCGACATGTCGGGCGGCGGCCGACGCCCGCGTGCGGATCGGTGCCCAGGTCTCCTATCCGGACCGGTCGGGATTCGGCAGACGCTTCATGGATGTCGCGCCCGAGGACCTGACTGCCGATGTCATCTATCAGATCGGTGCCCTCGACGGCATCGCCCGCTCGGTCGGTGCCGAGGTGTCTTATGTGAAACCGCATGGTGCGCTGTACAACTCCATCGTCAAGCACGAGGGGCAGGCCGACGCGGTGGTGGCGGCGATCGTCGAGCTCGGCGGTTCGTTGCCGCTGATGGGTTTGCCCGGCTCGGTGTCGTTGCGGCGCGCCGAGGCGGCCGGGCTCCCGGTGATCACCGAGGCCTTCGCCGATCGTGGCTACCTGCCGGACGGCACCTTGGTCCCGCGGACCGAGCAAGGGGCCGTGCTGACCGACAGCGCCGAGATTGCGCGACGTGTCGTCGGGCTGATCGTCGACGGCGCGGTCACCGCCGTCGACGGGTCGGCGATCACCGTCGACGCCGAGTCCGTCTGCCTGCACGGCGACACCCCCGGGGCCGTCGCACACGCGCGGGCCGTCCGCGACGCGCTTCGGGAGGCCGGTATCTCGATCTCGGCCTGA
- a CDS encoding carboxylesterase/lipase family protein, producing the protein MTSIDSRVTTADGIVEGARGKRTRRGTISWKGIPFAAPPVAGLRFRDPQPVNPWPGVRDCTRFAKAAIQEKQFTAVAPGKYQPVGEDCLTLNVFAPDRPSSKPRPVMFFIHGGAYILGTAATPLYDGSLLARAQDVVVVTVQYRFGPFGFLDFGAYATDDRPFDSNLGLKDHVAALSWVQRNIAAFGGDPDNVTIFGESAGGTSVVSLLSTPAANGLFNRAIAESPATELVIGKDSARIYADEFLRLLRDPQRRSTRVDTEAEPIAATDAQALLARSSANEILRAGDRLTKFAAAAGVDDAIPYGPVVDGAYLPASPLDAAAAGTTLPVPLIIGSNHDEGQLFTKFWNVLPDAEKALVRVTDEQDRREIRALYNGGQRDDVQLAADAVFWAPMVAFAEGHSRVAPTYVYRYDFHTRILAATGVGATHATELFAVFGAYRTALGAGLAVGDWRSTGRVIADVQDRWGAFATGGVPGVGWPAYESGSRKVLIIDDPDRVQTDPEGARRAAWQKVHASA; encoded by the coding sequence ATGACATCGATCGATAGCAGGGTTACCACCGCCGATGGCATCGTCGAGGGCGCGCGGGGCAAGCGCACGCGGCGCGGCACCATCAGCTGGAAAGGCATCCCGTTTGCCGCGCCGCCCGTGGCCGGCCTGCGCTTTCGTGATCCGCAGCCGGTCAATCCGTGGCCCGGCGTCCGCGACTGCACCCGGTTCGCCAAGGCAGCGATCCAGGAGAAGCAGTTCACCGCGGTCGCCCCCGGCAAGTATCAGCCGGTGGGGGAGGACTGCCTCACCCTCAACGTGTTCGCGCCCGATCGTCCGTCGTCAAAGCCGCGACCGGTCATGTTCTTCATCCACGGCGGCGCGTACATCCTCGGCACCGCGGCGACTCCGCTCTACGACGGGTCGTTGCTCGCCCGTGCGCAGGATGTCGTCGTCGTGACCGTTCAATACCGGTTCGGCCCGTTCGGGTTCCTCGACTTCGGCGCCTACGCCACCGATGACCGGCCGTTCGACTCGAATCTGGGCCTGAAGGACCACGTGGCGGCGCTGTCGTGGGTGCAACGCAACATCGCGGCGTTCGGCGGCGACCCCGACAACGTGACCATCTTCGGTGAGAGTGCCGGCGGCACGTCGGTGGTGAGTCTGCTGAGCACGCCTGCCGCGAACGGGCTGTTCAACCGGGCCATCGCGGAGAGTCCGGCCACCGAACTCGTCATCGGCAAGGACTCCGCACGAATCTACGCCGACGAGTTCCTGCGCCTGCTGCGGGATCCGCAGCGTCGGTCGACGCGGGTCGACACCGAGGCCGAACCGATCGCGGCGACCGACGCCCAGGCGCTGCTCGCCCGGTCGTCGGCGAACGAGATCCTGCGTGCCGGGGACCGTCTGACGAAGTTCGCCGCCGCGGCAGGCGTCGACGACGCGATCCCATACGGACCGGTGGTCGACGGTGCTTATCTGCCTGCATCGCCGCTGGATGCGGCCGCGGCGGGCACGACGCTTCCGGTGCCGCTGATCATCGGCAGCAACCACGACGAGGGGCAGCTGTTCACCAAGTTCTGGAATGTGTTGCCGGACGCAGAGAAGGCCCTGGTGCGGGTCACCGACGAACAGGACCGTCGGGAGATCCGGGCCCTGTACAACGGCGGTCAGCGTGACGACGTCCAGTTGGCTGCCGATGCGGTGTTCTGGGCACCGATGGTGGCTTTCGCCGAGGGGCACAGCCGGGTCGCGCCGACCTACGTCTATCGCTACGACTTCCACACCCGCATCCTGGCCGCGACCGGTGTCGGGGCGACCCACGCCACCGAACTGTTCGCGGTGTTCGGTGCGTACCGCACGGCGTTGGGTGCCGGCCTCGCGGTCGGGGACTGGCGGTCGACCGGGCGGGTGATCGCCGATGTGCAGGATCGTTGGGGAGCCTTCGCCACCGGCGGCGTTCCCGGCGTGGGATGGCCGGCCTACGAGTCCGGCAGTCGCAAGGTGCTCATCATCGACGATCCCGACCGGGTGCAGACCGATCCGGAGGGTGCCCGTCGCGCCGCCTGGCAGAAGGTCCACGCCTCGGCCTGA
- the rlmB gene encoding 23S rRNA (guanosine(2251)-2'-O)-methyltransferase RlmB: MAGNSKRKGAVRKTGSKKGQTVGSGGQRRRGLEARGATPKAVDRPYHPAHKRAKAAAKTTTGRGGARTRKDDGPEYVLGRNPVLECLRAGVPATALYLATNSEPDERVAESVKMAGDFGIAILEVGKNELDRLSSNGMHQGIALQVPEYQYAHPDDLMRDAVDSGTPPLLVALDNITDPRNLGAVIRSVAAFGGHGVLIPQRRSASVTAVAWRTSAGAAARLPVAQAPNLTRTLKDWAADGAQLVGLDTEGDVTLDEYDGTGPTVIVVGSEGKGLSRLVRETCDSIMSIPMAGDVESLNASVAAGVVLAEFARQRRQ, encoded by the coding sequence ATGGCAGGAAACTCCAAACGTAAAGGCGCGGTGCGCAAGACCGGCAGCAAGAAGGGGCAGACGGTCGGTTCGGGCGGGCAGCGACGCCGCGGACTCGAGGCGCGCGGGGCCACTCCCAAGGCGGTCGACCGGCCGTATCACCCTGCTCACAAGCGGGCCAAGGCGGCGGCGAAGACCACCACCGGTCGTGGCGGTGCCCGCACCCGCAAGGACGACGGCCCCGAGTACGTCCTCGGCCGCAACCCAGTGCTGGAATGCCTGCGCGCCGGGGTGCCGGCAACCGCGCTGTACCTGGCCACCAACTCCGAGCCCGACGAGCGGGTTGCCGAGAGTGTGAAGATGGCAGGCGATTTCGGCATCGCGATCCTCGAGGTGGGGAAGAACGAACTCGACCGCCTGTCGTCGAACGGCATGCACCAGGGCATCGCCCTGCAGGTGCCCGAGTACCAGTACGCCCACCCCGACGACCTCATGCGCGACGCCGTCGACAGCGGGACGCCGCCGCTGCTGGTGGCACTCGACAACATCACCGACCCGCGCAACCTCGGTGCGGTCATCCGCTCGGTCGCGGCCTTCGGTGGCCACGGTGTGCTCATCCCCCAGCGACGCAGTGCCAGTGTCACGGCGGTCGCGTGGCGGACCAGTGCCGGAGCGGCCGCTCGACTGCCGGTCGCGCAGGCGCCGAATCTCACTCGAACGCTGAAGGATTGGGCGGCCGACGGGGCCCAGCTGGTGGGTCTCGACACCGAGGGCGATGTGACCCTCGACGAGTACGACGGGACGGGTCCCACCGTCATCGTGGTCGGGTCGGAGGGTAAAGGCCTCTCGCGGCTGGTGCGCGAGACCTGTGACTCCATCATGTCGATCCCGATGGCCGGCGATGTCGAGAGCCTGAACGCCTCGGTCGCGGCCGGCGTCGTGCTCGCCGAGTTCGCACGTCAGCGACGGCAGTAG